The segment TCGACGACGACGCTCTGCAACTCTCGTGCGACGAGACCACTACCGACGCAGACCTGGAGGCGGTGCTGGCCGCGTTCGGCACCGGCGAGCTCGTCGCCGAAGCCCCCGAGGCGCTGACGCTGCAGCGCACCAGCGACTTCCTGACGCACCCGGTGTTTTCGGCGTACCACTCGGAGACCGCCATGCTGCGGTACCTGCGCCGACTGTCGGACTCCGATTACGCACTCGACCGGGGCATGATCCCGCTCGGTTCGTGCACGATGAAACTGAACGGAACGACCGAGATGGAGCCAATCACGTGGCCCGAGTTCGGCGGACTACATCCGTTCGCGCCGGTCGATCAGGCCGCCGGCTATGCGCAGGTTTTCGCCGATCTCTCGTCGTGGCTGGCGGAGGTCACCGGGTATCACAGCGTCTCTCTTCAGCCGAACGCCGGATCGCAAGGCGAGTTCGCCGGTCTACTGGCGATCGCGAAGTATCACGAAGCCAACGGTCAATTGCAGCGCACGGTGTGTCTGATTCCCTCGTCCGCGCACGGCACCAACGCGGCGTCCGCGGTCATGGCCGGAATGAAAGTCGTCGTGGTCAAGTGCGATGACGCAGGCAACGTCGATATCGACGATCTGCGCGCGAAAATCACGCAGCACGGTGACCAGTTGGCCGCCATGATGGTCACCTACCCGTCCACGCACGGCGTGTACGAGGAGACCATCAGCGAAGTGTGCGCGATGGTGCACGACGCCGGTGGCCAGGTGTACGTTGACGGGGCGAACCTGAATGCTTTGGTCGGCCTGGCGCAGCCCGGTCGGTTCGGTTCAGACGTGTCGCACCTCAACCTGCACAAGACGTTCTGCATTCCACATGGCGGTGGTGGTCCCGGCGTCGGCCCGATCGGCGTTCGTGAGCATCTCGCGCCGTACTTGCCGAACCATCCGCTGATCGCCGAGGCGGGCCCGCTGACCGGCCCCGGACCGGTCAGCGCCGCGCCCTGGGGCTCAGCGGGCATCCTGCCGATCTCCTGGGCATATATCCGGATGATGGGGGCCGACGGCTTGCGCCGCGCCACGGAGGCGGCCGTCTTGAATGCGAACTACATCGCCGCTCGGCTTCGTGAGCACTACCCGGTGCTGTACACCGGCGCGAACGGGCTGGTCGCACATGAGTGCATCCTGGATCTGCGCCCGCTGACCAAGAGCAGTGGGGTGAGCGTGGACGATGTCGCAAAGCGACTGATTGACTACGGCTTCCACGCGCCGACCATGAGTTTCCCGGTCGCCGGCACGTTAATGGTTGAGCCGACCGAGTCCGAGGACCTCGCCGAGCTGGATCGGTTCTGCGACGCGATGATCGCGATCCGCGCGGAGGCCGCCAAGGTCGAATCGGGGGAATGGGACGCCACGGACAACCCGCTGCGCAACGCTCCGCACACCGCCGCTGAACTTGCCGGCGACTGGACGCACCCCTACAGCCGCGAGGTGGCCGTCTTTCCCAGCGAGCACACGCGCACCGCGAAGTACTGGGCACCCGTGCAGCGCATCGATGGCGCCTACGGCGACCGGAACCTCGTGTGCTCCTGCCCGCCGCCGGAGGCCTTCGAGTCGTAGCCGATCGGGACGCTTCGGCTAGATCGCGATGGGTTTGGCAAGCGCGATCACGTCACGATCGCCGAAGTGCGGCCCGATCAACTGCAGACCAATCGGCAAGCCGTCACTACCCTTGCCCGCGGGGAAGGAGATCGACGGCAGGTTCGGGTAGGTCGCCAGACCGGCCCATGCCAATTGCAGCCCGCACGCGGTCGCGGTTCCGTCGATCGAGATCTTCCGGGTCGACATGTCGATATCGTCGATCTCAAACGCCGTGGTGCCGAATACCGGTGCGAGTACGCCGTCGTACTTCTCGTTCAGCGCGAGGTTCCAGGCGCGGGCGAACAGGGCCTGCTGGTCTTGTAAGTCGAACCAATCGCTCAGCGTGATCGGCGGTACGCCTTCGGGTGCGACTCCGCGGGAGAGCACCGTCAACAGCATCTTGACGTATGCCTGGTGCATCTCGGCGAGGTTTGGCAACTGCGGGTTACGGTCCACCACATAGCCGGCCGCCTCCGCACGAGCGCAGGTCTCGTCGATGACCCGAGCGACGTCCGAGTCGATCGGTCCGACGGGATGAGTGTCAATGACCGCAAGACGCGCGCCCGCCGTGCTCTCGCGCCTGGGTCCCGGCAGCGGATGCTCAGCAATGATCGACAACAACAACTCGACGTCCTCCGCGGTGCGGGCCATGGGCCCCGCGACGCTGAGCGGCCGCGCAGCGCCGTCGGTGCCAGGATGCGAGTGCCCTTCCAAGGACACCAAACTGTAGGTGGTCTTCAAGCCCCAGATACCGCAGAACGCGGCGGGTAGCCGCACCGAGCCGCCGATGTCGGTACCCACCTCGGCCGGTACGTAGCCGGCACCGAGCGCGGCAGCCGAGCCTCCTGAGGATCCGCCGGAGGAGCGGCCGACCATATGCGGATTGTTCGTCGCGCCGTACACCTTGTTGTTGGATTGAAAGTCGGCGAGGTCAATCGCGATATTGGTCTTGCCGAGAATGACCGCGCCGGCTCCCTTGAGCCGGCGTACTACTCGAGAGTCGGCAGCGGCGATGTTGTCGCGCGCCTCAGGCAGCCCCCAGGTCGACGGCAGCCCGGCGATGTTGAAACTTTCCTTGACTGTCATC is part of the Cumulibacter soli genome and harbors:
- the gcvP gene encoding aminomethyl-transferring glycine dehydrogenase gives rise to the protein MSTDYFAFERRHIGPDAASISRMLDVIGSASIDELVQGAVPAGIRIADRLDLPEAATEAEAIAELRALASANSLKRSMIGLGYYDAHVPAVIKRNVLESPAWYTAYTPYQPEISQGRLEALLNFQTLVSDLTGLSISGASLLDEATAAAEAMTLCRRAWKGKSENPTFVVDVDTFPQTRAVIRTRAQALGLRVVEQDLSAGLEQALFHAGVDLGDVFGVLGQYPSSGGEIRNWREVIDTAHGTGALAVLATDLLALTVLTSPGELGADVAVGSAQRFGVPMGYGGPHAGFMAVRDGLQRTMPGRLVGVSVDAGGVPAYRLALQTREQHIRREKATSNICTAQVLLAIMASMYAVYHGPDGLRTIARSVHAKATRLAAALSAAGIDVRTASYFDTITVRVPGRAAQIQADALDRGINLWRVDDDALQLSCDETTTDADLEAVLAAFGTGELVAEAPEALTLQRTSDFLTHPVFSAYHSETAMLRYLRRLSDSDYALDRGMIPLGSCTMKLNGTTEMEPITWPEFGGLHPFAPVDQAAGYAQVFADLSSWLAEVTGYHSVSLQPNAGSQGEFAGLLAIAKYHEANGQLQRTVCLIPSSAHGTNAASAVMAGMKVVVVKCDDAGNVDIDDLRAKITQHGDQLAAMMVTYPSTHGVYEETISEVCAMVHDAGGQVYVDGANLNALVGLAQPGRFGSDVSHLNLHKTFCIPHGGGGPGVGPIGVREHLAPYLPNHPLIAEAGPLTGPGPVSAAPWGSAGILPISWAYIRMMGADGLRRATEAAVLNANYIAARLREHYPVLYTGANGLVAHECILDLRPLTKSSGVSVDDVAKRLIDYGFHAPTMSFPVAGTLMVEPTESEDLAELDRFCDAMIAIRAEAAKVESGEWDATDNPLRNAPHTAAELAGDWTHPYSREVAVFPSEHTRTAKYWAPVQRIDGAYGDRNLVCSCPPPEAFES
- a CDS encoding amidase family protein, producing MPEIKELTDRLAAGDLTAIDALEQTIERIEARDAELNAVVVRDFDRARGAAAAADERLAHGERAPLLGLPMTVKESFNIAGLPSTWGLPEARDNIAAADSRVVRRLKGAGAVILGKTNIAIDLADFQSNNKVYGATNNPHMVGRSSGGSSGGSAAALGAGYVPAEVGTDIGGSVRLPAAFCGIWGLKTTYSLVSLEGHSHPGTDGAARPLSVAGPMARTAEDVELLLSIIAEHPLPGPRRESTAGARLAVIDTHPVGPIDSDVARVIDETCARAEAAGYVVDRNPQLPNLAEMHQAYVKMLLTVLSRGVAPEGVPPITLSDWFDLQDQQALFARAWNLALNEKYDGVLAPVFGTTAFEIDDIDMSTRKISIDGTATACGLQLAWAGLATYPNLPSISFPAGKGSDGLPIGLQLIGPHFGDRDVIALAKPIAI